Genomic DNA from Nicotiana tabacum cultivar K326 chromosome 21, ASM71507v2, whole genome shotgun sequence:
AGGCACCAGAATCGAAACAACGGGTAATGATTAGCACGGAAATCGAAATGACAGAGCCAACCAAGGGTCACACATGAATCGATGCAATGCGTCGGGAAACGACGTCATTATGATGCACGAGGCCATGACGTCACTTTCTCACTTAGACTAGATGGCTCCAACATACTTCCCGAGTaattcaaaaaattttaaaatatgcgGACCTCAGAAAGCCACGTAGCCTTGTCTCCACGACCACGACCTCAGCCAACTccataagcggagggactaactgtatgggtcaaaatccatCTTTAGTCGAAATGATATTAGTAAAACATTCCTGGGATGCCACGCGTCGAAATTATCTAATTATCAGCGAAGGCCGCAGTCGAAGAGTGAGCAAGACTGAAGTCGAAGAGTTGTCATCGAGGCCAAGGCCGAGCACCCTTAACAGAGCTGTAACATCTAGTTTTAAGATAGGACACAAAAGAGAATATTCTTGTGGATATTCTCTACACTTGTACTGTTATAATTTTAGGAActtgttccctataaatagaaataGACATAATGATAGGGACAtatgatattcatttgtaaaaaatAAACTTTGACTTTAGAGAGATAATCGGATTTTATTGTAAGCATACAAACAATACCTTTTTACTGAGATTCTTGTCCATACTTTCCACTAGATCCGAGAATAACTGAGATATTCAAAGGATTGTCcatcactcatcattgtcagaaagaacatTCACTGATTCTATCCTTTCTTGGGTGACTCATtcattttatttacttaaatgtcatttattgctattcaTCAATATTTAATGCCACATTGTTGCCTTTGATTTCTTGAACATTGATTATATGTGCCGTTATTGTCAAAATATACTTGCATAGCATTTACTGCACCGTCGAGAACTCCATCTTTGTAATATTATTGTTAGCTAAGATTAACCctcatttatataaatttaattagataaaccaagatctatattttttaGTCAAACATTACTCtcactaaataataaataaataaatacatgataTATGTCTTGTAGGTGGGCTTCAATCACTTAATTCATATGCATTCTCGTCTGTTAAATTACTTAACTATAGTGTATTAACATGGTTTGGTGTGTGCACTCAATGCGGTGTGAGTAAATATTTATCCTCGTGGGAGTCTCCGACGTAATAGATCTAAGTTCTATTTCTATTTCTCCTTTTTCCTTCCTCGATttgaaaatttttctttgttaAAGGATTTAAATCCATACGATTGACTCTCATCATATGAGATTGATTCGCTTGGGAGTTGGGGTAGGAAGAGTGTTGGTGTTGATCACATGATTTTTGGATGTGCTATTAATTAACaaatttagttgatttcaaaatttTACGTATTAAGAAAATCAATAGATAACAAATTGTCCAATATGAATATGTTCTTAAATGGTAAAAAAGTTTATCAACATAACAATTTTGGATTGTTTTTTGctgttataaaatataatatagaaagatATGTTTGGATGTGCTTACCTGTTGTAAACTAAATGTATATGTAATATTATTACATTTTGACCAAATTAATGCATGTATACTAACCCTTCTTTTACATcattaaattttaaattctatatcttaaactaatctaaagaagaagaaaaaatcaaaataatgCACATTTCAAGTTTGTTGTTTCTGACTTTCTTTAGGGCCCTAGACTTCCTGTACGATTGTACAATCATAAAAAATCTTAACAAATAAGCCATATATACCATTAATTTTTACCATCATAAACATTCATATTTTTTGAGTTTCTTACACAAACTATTCCATAAATCTCATTTgcatctatatttattaattgctTTGCCTCATATAGAGATCCTTAAATATCAGAATATGTTGAATTATGCACTACAATTTATATATTAACTTTTTCTTGACTTTACATTACTTAATGAAACACGCTataaaaagaaaacagaaaaatctAGAAGGCCAGAAAAATTATTagacaaaaaataattaatattcctACAATAGTGCTTATTAATTAATGACCATCCTTATATATCAATTATTTAGACTTATAAATACCGATATCCCATTGCTTGATATGCATTACTACATACAACAATGGGTTTTTCCTTAAACAACTTCTTAGTCAATGTTCTTCTTCTAACAATTTCCTCCTCATTCACTATAGTGAAGGCAGATTTAGTTAGTGATGTCTGTTCAAAGGTTACACGTCCAACCATATGTGAACAAGCTTTGAGGTCCGATCCTCATACTAAAACTGCTGCAAATCTCGAAGCACTTGGCTTTATCGCGATAGATTTAGCCCAATCCACCACTAAATCTACGATCAATCTCATCGATTCCCTTCTTAAAGGAGCAACTGATCCAACATTGAAATCGCGATACAACTCGTGCAAAGAGAACTACGCGGATGCTAGTGATAATTTAGCCGAGTGCCCGGGCTTTTTAAAGGCTAAAGACTATGGTAGTCTGAATGCCCGTGCCTCTGCTGCTTTGGATGATCCAGACTCTTGTGATGATAATTTTTCACAGGCACCAGCTGAACCGGCAGGGTTGAAACAAGCTAGTTTAAAGCTGCAATCACTTTGTGCTGCCATTGATGTTATTAGCAATAGTTTGAATGGATTGTAGTTAGTCATAGGTTTTATGGTTTAGATTGTTGTAATCTCGTTGgaaagatgaattattaatgTCTCTTGTTTGGTTTTTATAAACGAGATTCTAGCAACTTGTGTTAAATGAAATCTAGATTTAATTTTTGGTTTGTATACGGTCAGAATCGGGCTTGCCTAATTTCATACGACTAACCGAAATCGGGACATAAGATCAAGGCCCGGCCCCAGTTATATCGGAACATGGTACAGAGATGGATTGGCAAGCTCGTGGATCGATGGCCGATCAGGATCGAGGTCAATTCGAGACCGAAGCGAGAAAGAGATTGAGCAAGATCGAAGGAGGCCTGCTACGCCGAATAACAGCAAGCCGAGATATCCGTGATCGGGCGAGGATCATGGCGGGAATCTCGGCACATATCGAGTTAGGATCGGATATTTAGTCTATCATGGGATTTACTtttgtaattagaattataccataaataggattcctctgctatataaagagggtcttaATCATTTTGTAACCACCATACATTTACGCATAACAAggcaatatatcatattttctcttgCAAGCTCTATTGTTAAAGTCCATACTTTTTAATAGCATATTTAGCTGGTTCGAGGGCGGTCTAGCTCAAAGGTCGTGGTTGTTCATCACATTGGTTAGCTTTATTTACAATTAATCCCTAGCATTAATTCTGACATTTATCAGTAGTaccaagtgaaatcacatatccttaaaatcacttataagtttaattatttatccgtttttaagaaaaaaacagtttggcgcccatcgtggggctaaggataatagtgattgtttggTACAATTTTTCGTAACACACATAATTTTATGTTTGTTCTTTGAAGTGTATTTGATTCCAcgatcaacatgtcaaactctcaagtagCACCCACACACACAGACGATGGCATTGGTCTCTATGGTGAAAATGACAACATAGCTGCCACGGGAAACGGAGTACCTCCAGTAAACCCCAATGGAGCTCCGGTCGTGGATCCAATCGACGTCAGCTCCCATATTGCTATTAATGGGAATTTGGGCGCCGATCCTGAAAATAACGTCCGCAGAGATGCTCGAACAGCTGATCAGAACGCACAGGGCGGTGGAGAAGGCGAGattagccttcgaatgatattcGAAATGTTGTTGGCTCAACAAGCTACAATAGCACAACTTCAGAATCAGAATCGTGCACCAAGAAGGATCGAGATCGAGCCATCGCAAGAAGTTGCTCATAGAGCCGAATCGGTATCAAAGAAATCGAATGGAGGAGAACCGGAGACCAATCCTgctatcataaagatgctcgaggatctGACGAAGCGAATCGAAACAGGAGAAAAAAGGATCGAGAAAATGATAGGAAAGTGGAAACTTATAATTCCAGGGTTGACcaaatcccgggggcaccaccggtGTTGAAAGGACTTGATTCCAAAAAGTTTGTCcaaaaaccttttccctcgagtgcggctccaaagccaatccccaagaagttccgtatgcccgaGATCCCAAAATATAATGGGACAACATATTCAAACAAGCACGTTACCTCATAGAAGTGCGTCATTaagggaaatgacttggaagatgacgagattGAGTCAGTATTGCTGAAGAAGTTCGAGGAAACTCTATCGAatggagctatgatatggtaccataatttaccacctaattctattgattcgttcgctatgcttgcagattcttttgtaaaggcacagGCCAGAGCTATCAAGGTAGCCACGAGAAAATCAGACCTTTTTAAGGTAAGACAAAAAGACaacgagatgcttagggaatTTGTGTCTCGGatccaaatggaacggatggatttGCCAGTAGTCACCggcgattgggctgttcaagccttTACTCAAGGCCTCAATGCTCGAAGTTCCGTAGCTTCACAACAGCTGAAacagaatttgatcgagtatccagttgTCACTTGGGACGATGTTCATAATCGGtatcagtcgaagatcagggccgaggatgatcaattgggggcTCCAACCGGTTCAGTTTATCTTAACAGGCCCGTGGAAAGAGTTAAAAGAGACTTCGACCGGGAACCACGGTTGAACAGAGATCGATATCAGCCATACGGTGGAGATCGGAGAGATAATGGCCCTGTACGAAACCCCGTTCGGAATGATAGAAGGAATGATCGAGGACAGAGCTcccgagggctcatgagcaagaatGGTTTCGATAGTAATGCTGAATCTAAAGAAGCACCTCGattgtcagaatataacttcaatgtagATGCTTCCGCCATAGTGTCGGCCATTGGAcgtatcaaagatactagatggccccgACCTCTGCAGACTGATCCGGCTTAGAGaaatctcaaccaaatatgcaagtatcatggtacccatggccataTAACAGAAGATTGCAAACAACTAAGGGAGGAAGTAGCCTGATTGTTAATCGAGGGGCACCTTTgggaattcttaagtgatcgagccaagaatcattttaaAAATAGAGATTCAAACAGACAGAACGAACAGGAAGAGCCacaacacgtgattcacatgatcgtaggaggggtcgatattccacaaaGACCAGTGTTTAAATGCACCAAAGTGACGATCACAAGAGAAAAGCTAGCACAAGATTACTTACCAGAAGAGACTTTGTCTTTTAACGATGAGGACGCGGAAGGGATCGAACGACCTCATAATGACGCATTGGTAATATatgtccttatgaataaaattcaagttaaacgtgttttgattgatccaggtagctcggccaacattattcgatcgagggtcgtagaacaactcggcctacaagatcaaattgtgcccgTAACTCGAGTACTTAACGGCTTCAATATGGCGAGCGAAACCACCAAAGATGAGATTATCTTGTCGGTGAACATGGTCGgtaccatccaagaaacaaagttccatataattgagggcgacatgaggtacaacgccctgccCGGAAGGCCTTGAATCCATAACTTGAGGGCAGTGCCTTCGAACCTTCACCAAGTTTTGAAGTTACCAACGTCGgagggagtcaaaacagtgtatAGGGAGCAACCCGCCGCCAAGGAGATATTCGCGATCGATGAGGTGACACCGGTATCAGCACTTTCATCCCAAAGGGATCAAATTCAAAGGGAGAGCTGGAAGTCAAATATCAACCACAATCGCCAGCCTCGGACCAATCGGAGGAACGATAAATTTACGAGGATGACGACTATATGATACCCCGACCCTTCATAATCCCCAATAATTCTGACACCACAAAATCAACGATCGAGCTGGAACAAATCATACTaatcgagcatctacccgatcgaaaggtatacctaggcacaagattaactcccgagctcagaaaaaaacttattcaattccttaaagctaatatggattgttttgtctggtcccacctcgatatgacagggatcccgccggaaattGCCACTCACAAGTTGAGTCTGGATCCAAATTTCCCCCCGGTGAAGAAAAAatgaaggccccagtccgagatcaaacatgccttcatcaaggacgaggtaaccaaacttctcaaaataggatctaTTCGGGAAGTAAAGTATCCCAAATGGCTATcaaacatagtggtagtcccgaagaagggaaataaacttagaatgtgcgtagactataagtaCTTGAATAAGGCCttccctaaggattcttttcctttgccgaatatcgatcgcatgatcgatgccacggccgaccacgagattctcaattttctcgatgcctactacgggtataatcaaatacagatgaacccagaggatcaggaaaagacttcgttcatcactaaataaggcacctattgttataacgtaatgccgttcggactaaaaaatgttgttgcaacttatcaacgcctagtaaatctaatgttcgaagaacaaatagggaaatatatggaagtttatattgatgacatgctagttaagtccctgcgagcagaggaccatttaaagcatttgtaggaaaccttcgatatactgaggaagtacaatatgaagttcAACCCAGAaaagtgcgcattcggggttggctcgggcaagtttctaggcttcatggtgtccaatcggggaatcgagattaaccccgataaaatcaaagctatcaagAATATCAAGGTCgtagataatgtaaaggccgtacaaaggctaaccgggcacatagccgccctggggcgattcatttcgaggtcctcAGACCGGAGTCACCGATTCCTCTCGTTGCTTaggaagaagaacaattttgcatggaccccagAATGTCAGCATGCCTTGGAAGAACTAAAGTGATACCTTCtgagcccgccactgcttcacaccccgaaagcggacgagcaactctacttataCTTAACAGTCTCGaaaatagcggtaagtggggtcctagttcgagaagagcaaggtacgcaatttcctgtttactatgttagtcgaaccttaggtgaggccgagacccggtacccacacttagaaaaattagcgcttgctttaataagtgcctctaggaaattaCAACCATATTCTCAATGTCACCCGATTTGTGTTGTAAGTACCTATccccttcgcaatattttgcacCAACCCAAACTTTCGggtcgactggccaaatgggccatcgagatCAGCAGGTATGATATTGAGTATCAACCCGAACGACCATCAAATCTTAaatcttggcagacttcgtggccgacttcacgtcAACCCTCGTGACCGAGGTCGAAAGGGAACTATTATTAAAATCGGGTACgtcatcgggggtgtggacccttttcacagacggcgctttgaatgtgaaagggtccggtctgggcatcgttttgaagccacccacgaGTGAcataattagacaatctatcaaaacttcaaaattaactaacaatgaggccgaatatgaggccatgattgcaggtctcgaattggctaaaagtTTGGGAGAAGAGGTCATCAAGGCCAAATATGATTCTCTACTTGTGataaaccaagtcaacagaactttcgaaatccgagaagatcgaatgcagagatacttggacaaGCTACGGGTAACTTTGCACCGATTTAAAGAGTGGACCTTACAACACATACCTCGGGAACATAACAGAGAGGCTGATGCCCTTGCAAACTTGGGATTATCGGTCGAGGATGACGAACTTAACTCgaggactgtcgtacaactctcGAGAACAGTAATCGAAAAAGGCCACGCCGAAATAAACTCTACAAGTCTggcctgggattggagaaacaagtacattGAATACCTGATGTTTGgttataattacatatttttagtgcattacttaccttacattttggggctttaatgctaaactatactatatttgtacttaattgagtctattttatgtataggtgaattggagatgaaagtagaagtAAAAGGAGGCCTACAACTCGAAAGCGTGCGCAGGAGCAGTGAATGAGAGAACCTGGCGACGCCAGGCTTGAAGCTGGCTTTAGCCAGGCCTGGGGccaggtccaatccgagttttgaagacttaattcattttcgggtttgactaggacttgttctacacgtttaggtcttttcctacacatataaatagacctaaaaatgccATAGAGGAGAAAAGACCGGAAGAGAACATACTTGAGGAGGATGTTTTTGAGAGGAAAACACaagcacagagccgccgtggaggccagaattcatcaagttccatctttctctcaccaaacttagtaatttttatgtttctttgtatgatttgttgtttggctaccatgtctatgtggagctaaacttcacgttctagggttgtggttctttcatgactattgttattcagatattgattttgccttcttgatttatcatattggtttatttattcaatcttgcgcttaattatttaattgcttgatcaccaattgaatactatctacgaatctagaattgaactcgaaagtgggaattctagattgtatATAGGATTGattagagcaagttcttgaattCGGGCATcagggaacggattcgtggttaggatagacatatacctaattgccttgcttggttgatttacatgaattataaatgcgttcttgttgattctaactccatagatatataggcgttaggttagcttgaataggcgagtaagaactcgacagattcttatgagcaatattaaccttgtcaaccaataagctagataaattagtcggtcaattcaattgaagaatacaataggattgttagatagcccataaccctagatcgttttcattacattgatatcataaaaatctgctctttctctgctcaaagttcattatttatatttttttatttaattagtttagaatcaaatatttgtaggtttaattcttgtttagataattaggatagtctaa
This window encodes:
- the LOC107819932 gene encoding pectinesterase inhibitor-like, which translates into the protein MGFSLNNFLVNVLLLTISSSFTIVKADLVSDVCSKVTRPTICEQALRSDPHTKTAANLEALGFIAIDLAQSTTKSTINLIDSLLKGATDPTLKSRYNSCKENYADASDNLAECPGFLKAKDYGSLNARASAALDDPDSCDDNFSQAPAEPAGLKQASLKLQSLCAAIDVISNSLNGL